The stretch of DNA GCCACGGATTTTATTTAATTTATCTTTGAGATAAGAGATGTTAGGAATAATATAGTCAATTCCTGGCATATCTTCTTCTGGAAATTGTAAACCCATGTCAATAATAATGATATCATTTTGATTTTCAAGAATAGTCATGTTGCGACCGACTTCTTCCATGCCACCAAGAAAAATTAGGCGTAATTTATCATTTTTGTTTTGAATTGTTTTTTGTTTTAACATTAATTTAAGTTATTTGTTTATAAATGGGGACGGGGAGAGTTGAACTCCCACCCCGTAAACGGGACAACGCCCTGAACGTTGCGTGTCTACCAGTTTCACCACATCCCCTGATTTTAAAAAGGCGTGGGGTTTTTGCTAATTACATCGTTATAATTAAAATTGTTTTTTACCTTCAATAAACCACCGATTAATAATATTAAAACGCGTTGAAAAGTCTGGCGCTTTAATTTCAGTTATGCCTAAAATACGTTGATTAATTAAATAAGTGTAAGATTGATTGTAAAGAAATATAGCTGGTGTTTGTTCGATTAATAGCTCTTGAAACTGTTGGTAATCTTGATTGCGAATAGTAGTATCAAAAACATGTCGGGCTTTTTCTAAAATTTTATCGACTTGGTCATTTTTAAAAACAGATAAATTAATTCCACTGCCGGCCTGACTTGAATGCCAAACGGGATAGGGATCAGGGTCGAGATTGGTTACAATTGAAAAAAGTAAAATTTGATAATCGCGTTGATTGATAATTTCTTCTTTGAGCTGAGAAACTGGATAGGTTTGAATAGCAGTTTCTATGCCAAGAGCTTGCCATTCCCGCTGAACGATTTGGGCGATTTTTTGATCGATGGGAGTGTCGGCTACACTTAAAGCTACACGTAGTTTTTTATCATCTTGTTGGTAAACGCCATCCTGTAATTGCCAGCCGTCAGCTTCTAAAAGTTGTTTGGCTATTTCAGGATTAAAATCGTATTTTTCTGGTGCATTTTCAATGTTAATCAAATTAAAAGTTAGTGGAGAATTAATTAAATATGCCGGCGAGTTTAATTGAGTTAAAATTTCTTCTTTGTTAATCGCATAAGCTAAGGCTTGTCGCAAAGTTTTATTGGTAATTTTTTGATTATTAAAGAAAATAGCTGTGTATTGAGGGAGGTAGAGCGATTGATGATTGATCCATTTTTTATCAATTAAATCCTGATAAATTTGGCGAACTAGAAAGCCATCAATTTGTTTACTTTCCAAGGCCGAGAGAGCATCTTCATTTGAATAATAAAATTTAAAATTTAATTTATCAAAATAGGCTGGCTGATCGTAATAGTTGTTGTTTTTTTTCAGAGTATAAGTTTTAATAAAACCAAATTTATCTTTAACTAAATTTTCAAATTGGAAAGGACCGCTCCCAATTGGTTTTAAATTATATTGAGCTAGAGTAAATTGATTTAAGGGGATAGTCTGCCAAATGTGTTGAGGTAAAATGCCGACGGTTAAATAATTTAAAAATGGCGAGAAAATTTCTGGTAAAACAATTTTTAAACTAAAATCATCAATTTTTTCAATTTGAATATCTTTAAATTGCGATAAATATGGGCTTTGATATTCTTTAGTTTTTAATAATTCAAAAGTAAAAATAACATCATTAGCTGTTAAGCGTTGGCCATCATGCCAATAAACATTATCCCGAATTTTAAAAGTTATAGTTTTATTAGGTTCGTCAATTGTATATTCTCTAGCCAAATCATTAACCAATTTATAAGGTTGGGTTGAATTTTGATCGTATTTTAACAAGCCTGAATAAATTAAAGTGCTGAGGTCTTGGTCAACTGAGTTTAATGGTGCTAAAACAGGATTAATGTATTGCGGATTGCCAATTAAACCTTCACGATATTCGCCACCGGGAAGAGGTGTAATTTGGGTGTGAACAAGATAAGCTCTAATAGCCAAGAAAACTACACAAATTAGAATAATAATGAGTAGAAGTCGTAGGATATTTTTTTCATAGTTATGTAAAAAACTGGGCAAATATTTTAATTGCTTAAGAGATGGCATTCTTTTTTTTGAAAGTTGGGTGACTAATTTTAAG from Patescibacteria group bacterium encodes:
- a CDS encoding ABC transporter substrate-binding protein, which codes for MAYFLNTIKNFWHKWHNPEYQRLRQQNDLDLKLVTQLSKKRMPSLKQLKYLPSFLHNYEKNILRLLLIIILICVVFLAIRAYLVHTQITPLPGGEYREGLIGNPQYINPVLAPLNSVDQDLSTLIYSGLLKYDQNSTQPYKLVNDLAREYTIDEPNKTITFKIRDNVYWHDGQRLTANDVIFTFELLKTKEYQSPYLSQFKDIQIEKIDDFSLKIVLPEIFSPFLNYLTVGILPQHIWQTIPLNQFTLAQYNLKPIGSGPFQFENLVKDKFGFIKTYTLKKNNNYYDQPAYFDKLNFKFYYSNEDALSALESKQIDGFLVRQIYQDLIDKKWINHQSLYLPQYTAIFFNNQKITNKTLRQALAYAINKEEILTQLNSPAYLINSPLTFNLINIENAPEKYDFNPEIAKQLLEADGWQLQDGVYQQDDKKLRVALSVADTPIDQKIAQIVQREWQALGIETAIQTYPVSQLKEEIINQRDYQILLFSIVTNLDPDPYPVWHSSQAGSGINLSVFKNDQVDKILEKARHVFDTTIRNQDYQQFQELLIEQTPAIFLYNQSYTYLINQRILGITEIKAPDFSTRFNIINRWFIEGKKQF